A genomic stretch from Mycobacterium cookii includes:
- a CDS encoding aromatic ring-hydroxylating oxygenase subunit alpha — MTSIQQRLSTGRGKFTTDYPELGTAPVNYEDSISPEFFAAEREALFKRNWLCVGRIERLPRKGSYFTRDLPGRLASIVIARDVDDTVHAFHNVCAHRGNKVVWQEHPGEESSGNCRAFACKYHGWRYGLDGKVNHITNEGEFFNLDKSTLRMPPVHCEVWAGFIFINLADDPAPLREFLGDGLLPIEGYPFEKMTQHYGFSTRINGNWKLAVDSVCEWYHPPYVHGRFIDPDVSKAEMMVPPVDSYHYELFRPHMLTSVPGPPPLPPREPGTAGPARQDQRWVYKLFRAGLFGPDDVPDLDLSGPRSDFLNRGNIASWGNDQFWLFPNISIQIWARGYYITYTYWPETVDSHIYEIDLYFVPPANAADRLAQELVVDSTIEFAMQDVNTIEATHSALKTRAQNTFHLSDQELLIRQFHTVVRDTVGAYQSAKES; from the coding sequence GTGACCAGCATCCAGCAACGGCTGTCCACCGGGCGGGGGAAGTTCACCACCGACTACCCGGAATTGGGGACAGCTCCGGTCAACTACGAGGACTCCATTTCACCGGAGTTCTTCGCCGCCGAGCGCGAAGCGTTGTTCAAGCGAAACTGGTTGTGCGTCGGACGGATCGAGCGACTCCCCCGCAAGGGCTCGTATTTCACCCGCGACCTGCCCGGCCGGCTGGCCTCGATCGTGATCGCGCGCGACGTCGACGACACCGTGCATGCGTTCCACAACGTATGCGCCCACCGCGGCAACAAGGTTGTCTGGCAGGAACACCCGGGCGAAGAGTCATCGGGAAACTGCCGCGCGTTCGCCTGCAAATACCACGGCTGGCGATATGGGTTGGACGGCAAGGTCAACCACATCACCAACGAGGGTGAGTTCTTCAACCTGGACAAGAGCACGTTACGGATGCCGCCGGTGCACTGCGAAGTGTGGGCGGGCTTCATCTTCATCAACCTGGCCGACGATCCGGCACCGCTGCGCGAATTCCTCGGCGACGGCCTGCTGCCCATCGAGGGCTATCCCTTTGAGAAGATGACCCAGCATTACGGCTTCTCAACCCGGATCAACGGCAACTGGAAGCTGGCCGTCGACTCGGTGTGCGAGTGGTATCACCCGCCGTACGTGCACGGCCGGTTCATCGATCCGGACGTGTCGAAAGCCGAGATGATGGTGCCGCCGGTCGACTCCTACCACTATGAGTTGTTCCGGCCGCACATGCTGACCTCGGTTCCCGGGCCACCACCATTGCCACCCCGCGAACCCGGCACCGCCGGCCCCGCCCGCCAGGACCAGCGCTGGGTCTACAAGCTGTTCCGCGCAGGCCTTTTCGGCCCGGACGATGTGCCGGACTTGGACCTTTCGGGCCCGCGGTCAGATTTTCTCAACCGCGGCAACATCGCCTCGTGGGGCAACGACCAGTTCTGGTTGTTCCCGAACATCTCCATCCAGATCTGGGCCCGCGGCTACTACATCACCTACACGTATTGGCCAGAGACGGTCGACTCGCACATCTACGAGATCGACTTGTACTTTGTGCCGCCGGCAAACGCGGCCGATCGCCTCGCGCAGGAATTGGTGGTGGACAGCACCATCGAGTTCGCCATGCAAGACGTGAACACCATCGAGGCCACCCATTCGGCATTGAAGACCCGCGCGCAGAACACGTTCCACCTCAGCGATCAGGAGTTGCTGATTCGTCAGTTCCACACCGTGGTTCGCGACACCGTCGGCGCCTATCAGTCCGCAAAGGAGTCCTGA
- a CDS encoding enoyl-CoA hydratase/isomerase family protein: MAKRTRFSEYQNSYANYKFELTDDGILFMQCHTNGDSLVWSWKAHDEMSDAFADIAGDREIKVLIHTGTGENYNANWGRLPNGEPPEHPIYQAMPDDRGTHKLDEKAWYARHLIFNVLDVDVPMISAVNGPCNMHSEVPIMGDIVLASEDAYFQDASHFPRGQVPGDGQHVIWSVLAGHNRARYFLLTGQKLSAQEAKEWGVVNEVLPKDRLLDRAWEHARELIKRPPLTLRYTRQLFTNPLKRAFVNELGHGLGRETYAQRVFFPFGGEMAPLDRAWDDEPWSTPRNGAPAQEGAHS, from the coding sequence ATGGCAAAGCGGACCAGATTCAGCGAGTACCAGAACAGCTACGCCAACTACAAGTTCGAGCTCACCGACGATGGAATCCTGTTCATGCAGTGCCACACCAACGGTGACAGCCTGGTGTGGAGCTGGAAGGCGCACGACGAGATGTCCGACGCATTCGCCGACATCGCCGGGGACCGCGAGATCAAGGTGCTCATCCACACCGGCACGGGTGAAAACTACAACGCCAACTGGGGACGCCTGCCCAACGGCGAACCGCCCGAGCACCCCATCTATCAGGCCATGCCAGACGACCGCGGGACGCACAAGCTAGACGAGAAGGCTTGGTACGCGCGCCATCTCATCTTTAACGTGCTCGACGTCGACGTGCCGATGATCAGCGCGGTCAACGGCCCGTGCAACATGCACTCCGAGGTGCCGATCATGGGCGACATCGTGCTGGCCTCAGAAGACGCCTACTTCCAGGACGCCTCGCACTTCCCCCGCGGGCAGGTGCCCGGCGACGGTCAGCACGTGATCTGGAGTGTGCTCGCCGGGCACAACCGCGCGCGCTACTTCCTACTCACGGGTCAAAAGCTCAGTGCGCAAGAAGCAAAGGAGTGGGGCGTGGTCAACGAGGTGCTGCCCAAGGACCGATTGCTCGACCGCGCCTGGGAGCACGCACGCGAGCTGATCAAGCGACCACCGCTGACACTGCGGTACACGCGGCAGCTGTTCACCAACCCGCTCAAGCGGGCCTTCGTCAACGAGCTCGGCCACGGCCTGGGCCGCGAGACCTACGCCCAGCGTGTGTTTTTCCCGTTCGGTGGCGAAATGGCACCGCTGGACCGGGCCTGGGACGACGAGCCTTGGAGTACCCCGCGTAACGGGGCGCCCGCACAGGAAGGAGCCCACTCGTGA
- a CDS encoding TIGR03621 family F420-dependent LLM class oxidoreductase: MDRPPFRFAVQATNAAGAREWRDTVRKVEDFGYSTLFLADHYLGPGPAQKRARTPRQDLAPIAAMAAAAAVSETLRIGCRVFCVDYHVPAVLAKEAATLDLLSDGRLEMGIGAGWSETEYNAMGLEFDRPGRRITKLAEVVSLIRKHCEGEQLDCSGDFVHVRGYAGRPRPVQHPHPPIMIGGGGPRMLTFAGREADIVSMSSVPFVARDADGRDPTAVAQRRIRVVQAAAGERYARLDVESSPYFTAITDDPEPALAAAAKATGITADVLRDHPNVLIGSLEAVAETLYSRRGSLGVNYVTVQQDQIETFAPLVARLAGR; encoded by the coding sequence ATGGACAGGCCCCCGTTCCGCTTCGCCGTGCAGGCGACCAACGCCGCCGGCGCACGCGAATGGCGCGACACCGTCCGCAAAGTCGAAGACTTCGGGTACTCAACGCTTTTCCTCGCAGACCACTATCTGGGACCCGGTCCGGCGCAGAAGCGTGCGCGCACACCCCGGCAAGATCTCGCGCCGATCGCGGCGATGGCAGCTGCGGCGGCGGTGAGCGAGACGCTGCGCATCGGGTGCCGGGTCTTCTGCGTCGACTACCACGTGCCCGCGGTACTGGCCAAGGAAGCGGCGACCCTGGATCTGCTGTCGGACGGCCGACTGGAGATGGGCATCGGCGCGGGTTGGAGCGAAACCGAGTACAACGCAATGGGGCTCGAGTTCGACCGGCCCGGCCGTCGGATCACCAAGCTCGCCGAGGTGGTGTCGCTGATCAGAAAGCACTGCGAAGGGGAACAATTGGATTGTTCCGGCGACTTCGTGCATGTGCGCGGCTACGCGGGCCGTCCCCGCCCGGTGCAACACCCGCATCCACCGATCATGATCGGCGGCGGCGGACCGCGGATGTTGACCTTCGCCGGACGCGAGGCCGACATCGTCAGCATGTCCAGCGTGCCGTTCGTCGCGCGTGACGCCGACGGGCGCGATCCGACGGCGGTCGCACAGCGCCGAATCAGGGTGGTGCAGGCCGCCGCCGGCGAGCGTTACGCCCGCCTCGACGTCGAGAGTTCGCCCTACTTCACGGCGATCACCGACGACCCCGAGCCCGCACTGGCCGCCGCCGCCAAGGCGACGGGAATCACCGCCGACGTGCTGCGCGACCATCCCAACGTATTGATCGGCTCGCTGGAAGCTGTTGCGGAGACACTGTATTCACGCCGAGGCTCGCTCGGCGTCAACTACGTCACGGTGCAGCAGGACCAGATCGAGACGTTCGCACCGCTGGTCGCGCGGTTAGCCGGCCGGTAA
- a CDS encoding SDR family NAD(P)-dependent oxidoreductase, translating to MKTAVVTGGASGIGRAVAERLRKDGLQVAVIDLSPTDDGFGHIADVTDRAQVDNAVAAIREQFGPILVLVNAAGVEGFQKFSKMSFPEWSKVIDVNLNGVFHTIQAVLPDMVEAGWGRIVNISSSSTHSGQPFMAHYVAAKSAVNGLTKSLALEYGPAGITVNAVPPGFVDTPMLRSAESRHLLGGTVEDHINRTPVRRVGRPEDIAAACSFFVSDEASYITGQILGVNGGRNT from the coding sequence TTGAAGACGGCGGTGGTCACCGGCGGCGCATCAGGTATTGGTCGCGCGGTCGCCGAACGATTGCGCAAGGACGGACTCCAGGTTGCTGTCATCGACCTGTCGCCCACCGACGACGGATTCGGCCACATCGCCGATGTCACCGATCGCGCGCAGGTGGACAACGCCGTCGCGGCGATCCGTGAGCAGTTCGGCCCGATCCTGGTGCTGGTCAACGCGGCCGGGGTGGAGGGCTTCCAGAAGTTCTCGAAGATGTCCTTCCCGGAATGGTCCAAGGTGATCGACGTCAACCTCAACGGCGTCTTCCACACCATCCAGGCGGTGTTGCCGGACATGGTCGAAGCCGGGTGGGGTCGCATCGTCAACATCTCGTCGTCGAGCACGCACTCCGGTCAGCCGTTCATGGCGCACTACGTCGCCGCGAAGTCGGCGGTGAACGGCCTCACCAAATCGCTGGCCCTGGAATACGGTCCGGCCGGGATCACCGTGAACGCCGTGCCGCCGGGGTTCGTGGACACGCCGATGCTGCGCAGTGCCGAAAGCCGGCATCTGCTCGGCGGGACCGTGGAAGATCACATCAATCGGACGCCGGTGCGCCGGGTGGGCCGACCGGAAGACATCGCGGCCGCCTGTTCGTTTTTCGTATCCGACGAGGCCAGCTACATCACCGGGCAGATCCTGGGCGTCAACGGCGGTCGCAACACCTGA
- a CDS encoding aldehyde dehydrogenase — protein sequence MYQRDQIFIDGKWDAPDTDAAISVVSPHSEAVIGHAACAGPADVDRAVQAARAAFDAGPWPRMQPAERIEAITRLAGIYKERRADMAALISAEIGAPISFAKRAQAGLPLMMMSAFCGMAATYQWQHDRPGLYGNDIRINKQPVGVVAAVVPWNMPQFLTVTKVIPALLAGCSVVLKPAPESVLDALLLAELVAEADLPPGVFNVVPGGVEVGEALVGHDGVDKVSFTGSTAAGRKVALACAAGLKQVSLELGGKSAAIVLDDADPSAVASGVQMASLANSGQVCNALSRILVPADREAEFVDALAATMAAMPVGDPADPGTAIGPLVAQRQQERVRGYIEAGKSEGARLVVGGSEMPDGLDSGWYVKPTLFSDARNDMRIAREEIFGPVLTVIPYRDEDEAIRIANDSEYGLAGSVFTADVDRGYAVAAQVRSGTFGINQGYIMDPAAPFGGVKNSGYGRELGTEGIDSYTVSQSISAAP from the coding sequence ATGTACCAACGGGATCAGATCTTCATCGACGGCAAATGGGACGCCCCCGACACTGATGCCGCCATCAGCGTGGTGTCACCGCACAGCGAGGCGGTGATCGGTCACGCGGCCTGCGCCGGCCCGGCCGATGTCGACCGCGCGGTGCAGGCGGCACGAGCGGCGTTCGACGCCGGGCCGTGGCCGCGGATGCAGCCGGCCGAACGGATCGAGGCGATCACCCGATTGGCCGGCATCTACAAGGAGCGTCGGGCCGACATGGCCGCGCTCATCTCCGCCGAGATCGGGGCGCCGATCTCGTTCGCGAAGCGGGCCCAGGCCGGACTGCCACTCATGATGATGTCGGCGTTCTGCGGGATGGCGGCGACCTACCAGTGGCAGCATGACCGTCCAGGCCTGTACGGCAACGACATTCGGATCAACAAGCAACCCGTCGGTGTCGTCGCCGCAGTGGTGCCGTGGAACATGCCGCAATTCCTGACCGTCACCAAGGTCATACCCGCACTGCTGGCCGGGTGTTCGGTGGTGCTCAAACCCGCACCCGAGTCGGTGCTCGACGCGCTGCTGCTGGCCGAGCTGGTCGCCGAGGCGGACCTGCCACCCGGCGTGTTCAACGTGGTGCCCGGCGGCGTCGAGGTCGGCGAGGCGTTGGTCGGTCACGACGGTGTGGACAAGGTCTCCTTCACCGGATCCACGGCGGCCGGGCGCAAGGTCGCGTTGGCCTGCGCCGCGGGGCTCAAGCAGGTCAGCCTCGAGCTCGGCGGCAAATCCGCGGCCATCGTGCTCGACGACGCCGACCCCTCGGCGGTGGCCAGCGGCGTGCAGATGGCCAGCCTGGCCAACAGCGGACAGGTATGCAACGCGTTGAGCCGGATCCTGGTGCCGGCGGATCGCGAAGCCGAGTTCGTCGACGCGCTGGCGGCGACGATGGCGGCGATGCCGGTCGGCGACCCCGCCGATCCCGGCACCGCGATCGGCCCGCTGGTAGCCCAGCGCCAGCAGGAGCGGGTCCGCGGCTACATCGAAGCGGGCAAGAGCGAGGGCGCGCGGCTGGTCGTCGGCGGCAGCGAGATGCCCGACGGGCTGGACTCCGGCTGGTACGTCAAGCCGACGCTGTTCAGCGACGCCCGCAACGACATGCGGATAGCCCGCGAAGAGATCTTCGGCCCGGTGCTGACCGTGATCCCTTACCGCGACGAGGACGAGGCGATCCGGATCGCCAACGACTCCGAGTACGGGTTGGCCGGCTCGGTGTTCACCGCCGACGTCGACCGTGGATACGCGGTGGCGGCCCAGGTCCGGTCGGGGACGTTCGGCATCAACCAGGGCTACATCATGGATCCCGCGGCGCCGTTCGGCGGCGTCAAGAACAGCGGCTACGGCCGTGAGCTCGGGACCGAGGGGATCGACAGTTACACCGTCAGCCAATCGATTTCGGCTGCACCCTAA
- a CDS encoding acyl-CoA dehydrogenase family protein has product MGLLFDPNAYDPSHFDPETRRQLRAVIDWFEARGKAKLLRDDLEAAWVSDFLDFIKQEKIFATFLTPSEYSAGDPNKRWDTSRNAALSEIFGFYGLSYWYAEQVTILGLGPIWQSDNIKAKERAAAQLEAGGVMAFALSEREHGADIYNTDLLLTPARDDDDEGVVFRASGEKYYIGNGNVAGMVSVFSRRTDVDGADGYVWFVADSGHENYELIGNVVHGQMFVSNFRLNDYPVHEEDILCTGPEAFSAALNTVNVGKFNLCSGSIGMCEHAFYEAITHANNRILYGNPVTDFPHVRASFVEAYARLIAMKLFSDRAIDYFRSASLDDRRYLLFNPVTKSKVTSEGEAVVTLLWDVLAAKGFEKNTYFSEVARLIGALPRLEGTVHVNVAQILKFMPNYMFNPATYPEIGTRNDPADDVFFWAQGPARGASKVQFADWAAVYEKHTSVPNVAVFYEQAGALKELLATAAPDPEQMKDLDFLLVVGHLFTLIVYGQLILEQADLIGLDPDLLDQIFAVQIRDFSGYAVALHGKPSSTAAQQDWAIKAVRKPISDAHRFDRVWEQIRAYDGAYEMRP; this is encoded by the coding sequence ATGGGACTGCTCTTCGATCCGAATGCCTACGACCCGTCGCACTTCGACCCCGAAACCCGACGTCAACTGCGGGCGGTGATCGACTGGTTCGAAGCCCGCGGCAAGGCCAAACTGCTGCGCGACGACCTCGAAGCGGCCTGGGTGTCGGACTTCCTCGACTTCATCAAGCAGGAAAAGATCTTCGCGACCTTCCTCACCCCGTCCGAGTACAGCGCGGGCGACCCGAACAAGCGATGGGACACCTCGCGTAACGCCGCGCTCAGCGAGATCTTCGGCTTCTACGGCCTGTCCTACTGGTACGCCGAGCAGGTCACCATCCTGGGACTCGGGCCGATCTGGCAGAGCGACAACATCAAGGCCAAGGAACGCGCAGCCGCCCAACTCGAGGCGGGCGGCGTGATGGCGTTCGCGCTCTCCGAACGCGAGCACGGCGCCGACATCTACAACACCGACCTGCTGCTCACGCCCGCACGCGACGACGACGACGAGGGTGTCGTATTCCGGGCGTCGGGGGAGAAGTACTACATCGGCAACGGCAACGTCGCCGGCATGGTGTCGGTGTTCTCCCGTCGCACCGACGTCGATGGCGCGGACGGTTATGTGTGGTTTGTCGCCGACAGCGGGCACGAGAACTACGAACTGATCGGCAACGTGGTGCACGGTCAGATGTTCGTCAGCAACTTCCGACTCAACGACTATCCGGTGCACGAAGAGGACATCCTGTGCACCGGGCCAGAAGCGTTCTCGGCCGCGCTGAACACGGTCAACGTCGGCAAGTTCAACCTGTGCTCGGGCTCGATCGGGATGTGCGAGCACGCTTTCTACGAAGCGATCACCCACGCCAACAACCGCATCCTGTACGGCAACCCGGTCACCGACTTCCCGCACGTGCGAGCCAGTTTCGTCGAGGCCTACGCAAGGTTGATCGCGATGAAACTGTTCAGCGACCGGGCGATCGACTACTTCCGCAGCGCAAGCCTCGACGATAGGCGCTATCTGCTGTTCAATCCGGTGACGAAGTCCAAAGTCACCTCGGAAGGTGAAGCCGTCGTCACGCTGCTATGGGATGTGCTGGCCGCCAAGGGTTTCGAGAAGAACACCTACTTCAGCGAAGTGGCCCGGCTGATCGGAGCCCTGCCGCGGCTGGAAGGCACCGTGCACGTCAACGTCGCGCAGATCCTGAAGTTCATGCCAAACTACATGTTCAATCCCGCGACGTATCCCGAGATCGGCACCCGCAACGACCCGGCCGACGACGTGTTCTTCTGGGCCCAGGGTCCGGCGCGCGGCGCCTCCAAGGTGCAATTCGCCGACTGGGCCGCGGTATACGAAAAGCACACCAGCGTGCCGAATGTCGCGGTGTTCTACGAGCAGGCCGGTGCACTCAAAGAACTGCTGGCCACCGCCGCGCCCGACCCCGAGCAGATGAAAGACCTCGACTTCCTGCTCGTCGTCGGCCACCTGTTCACGCTGATCGTCTACGGCCAGCTGATTCTGGAGCAAGCCGACCTGATCGGGTTGGACCCCGACCTGCTGGACCAGATCTTCGCCGTCCAGATCCGCGACTTCTCCGGCTACGCCGTCGCCCTACACGGAAAGCCGAGTTCCACCGCGGCGCAGCAAGACTGGGCGATCAAAGCGGTGCGCAAACCGATATCGGATGCGCACCGCTTCGACCGGGTGTGGGAGCAGATCAGGGCTTACGACGGCGCCTACGAGATGCGGCCCTAA